ATTTAAGTGATGGGGTGATTGAAAAAACAAGAAAAGTTCATAATGATTATATTTACGATTTTGTTTTTGATAGTGGAGTAATAAAAAACATATATCTTTTTGATAAAAAAAATATTTCAAAAAACTCAGTTGAGGTTATTAGACAATTTACACAAAAAGGGGATTATCTAAATAGATATGATGTGACTATTTTAGTAAATGGTTTGCCTCTTGTGCATATAGAATTAAAAAGAAGAGGTGTTTCAATAAAAGAAGCCTTTAACCAAATAGATAGATATAAAAGAGAAAGTTTTTTTAATAAAAATTCACTTTTTAAATATATTCAAATATTTGTAATCTCAAACGGAACGGATACAAGATATTTTGCAAATACAACAAAAAGAGAAAAAAATAGCTTTGATTTTACGATAAACTGGGCAACTGCTGATAATAAACCTATAAAAGATTTAAAGGACTTTACAACAACTTTTTTTGAAAAACGCACACTTCTTGAAGTAATTTTTAAATACTCTGTCTTTGATGTTAATAATACTTTGCTTATAATGAGACCTTATCAAATAGCAGCAACTGAGAGGATTTTATGGAAGATTAAAAGCTCATACGAAAATAAAAAATATTCATCAGTTGAAGGTGGCGGATATATTTGGCATACAACAGGAAGCGGTAAAACTCTCACAAGTTTTAAAACTGCTCAGCTTGCTACAAAGCTTGATTTTATTGATAAAGTGTTTTTTGTAGTAGATAGAAAAGATTTAGATTATCAAACAATGAAAGAATATCAAAGGTTTAGCCCTGATAGTGTAAATGGTAGCGAAAATACAGCTGGGCTTAAAAGAAATATTTTAAAGCAAGATAATAAAATAATAGTAACTACTATTCAAAAATTAAATAACCTTCTAAAAAGCGAAAAAGATTTAGAAATTTATAAAAAAGATGTTGTGTTTATATTTGATGAAGCACATCGCAGTCAATTTGGAGAGGCTCAAAAAAATCTAAAAAAGAGATTTAAAAAGTATTATCAGTTTGGATTTACAGGCACTCCAATTTTTCCTGAAAATGCACTTGGTTCTCAAACAACTGCAAGTGTATTTGGTGCTATGCTTCACTCGTATGTAATAACTGATGCGATAAGAGATGAGAAGGTATTAAAATTTAAGGTTGATTATAATAATGTAAAACCAAAATTTAAAAATATAGAAACCGAGCAAGATTTGGAAAAACTCTCTAAATTTGAAACAAAAGAAGCACTTTTGCATCTTGAAAGAATTAAAGAAATAGCTTCTTATATTTTAGAAAATTTTGATAAAAAAACTCATAGAAAATATGGGCAAAAAAATTTTAATGCAATATTTGCTGTAAGTAGTGTAGATGCGGCAAAGATTTATTATGAAACATTTAAGAAATTGCAAGAAAATTCTCCTAATCCTTTAAAAATAGCAACCATTTTTTCATATAAACAAAATGAAGAGTCCGCAATTGGTGAGATTGAAGATGAAAGTTTTGAAGTAAATGCACTTAATTCAACAGCAAAAGAGTTTTTAGCTAAGGCTATAAATGATTATAATAAAATGTTTAAAACAAACTTTAAAGTTGATGGTAATTCATTTCAAAATTATTATAGAGATTTATCAAAAAGAGTAAAAGATGTTGAGATTGATTTATTAATTGTTGTTGGTATGTTTTTAACTGGATTTGATGCAATAAGGCTTAATACTTTGTTTGTTGATAAAAATCTTCGTTATCACGGACTTATTCAAGCATATTCAAGAACAAATAGAATCTATAACAAAACAAAAGCTTTTGGAAATATAGTAACTTTTAGAGACCTCGAACAAGCTACAATAGATGCAATAAAACTATTTGGTGATAAAAATACTAAAAATATTATTTTAGAAAAAAGCTATGAAGAGTATTTAAAAGGTTTTGAGGATAGTTTAACAAAAGAGAAAAAAAGAGGTTTTGTTGAAATTATTGAAGAATTAAAAACAAAATTTCCAAATCCAGTTGAAATAGAAAAAGAAAATGAAAAAAAAGAGTTTGTAAAACTATTTAGTGAATATTTAAAAATTGAAAATATTTTGCAAAATTTTGATGAATATTATGCAATGAAAGAGTTGCAACATATTAATAATAAAAATGAAGTTGAAAAAATTAAAGAAAAATATCATTTAGATGATGAAACATTTGAAAAGATTAAAGATATTAAACTTCTTGATGATAGGATAGTTCAAGATTATCTATCAACTTATCACGATATAAGAGAATGGATAAAGGTAAGAAAAGAAAATGAAAAAGAAGAGAAAACAGAAATAAATTGGGATAATGTTGTTTTTGAAGTTGACTTGTTAAAATCGCAAGAAATAAATTTGGATTATATATTAGAGTTAATTTTTGAAAAAAATAAAATTACTAAAAATAAAGATGAATTAGTTAATGAAATAAAAAAAGTTATTAGAGCAAGTGTAGGTCATAGAGCAAAAGAGGATTTGATTGTAAGATTTATAAATGATTTTGATTTAGATGAGTTTAAAACTCCTGCTGATATTATTGAAGAATTTTTTAAGTTTGCAAAAAATGAAATGGAAAAAGAAAAAGAAAAAATTATAAAAGAAGAAAATTTAAAAACAGAGATTGTTAATAAATATTTAAGAGTATCTTTAAAAAGAGGCTATGCAAGTGAAAATGGAACAGAACTTAATGATATGCTTCCTAAAATGAGTCCTCTAAATCCAAATTATTTAAATAAAAAAAGAGCTGTGTTTGAAAAATTAGCAAAACTTGTTGAAAAATTTAGAGGAGTATAGTGTCTAAAAAATAATCACTTTTTTATCTAACTTTTTTACTTTTTATTATACAATGCCGTAAAAAAAGGCATTGTATGACAAAAACAATATGCAGTTATTGTGGTGTTGGGTGTGGGTTTGAGGTTGAAGGAAAAGTTAAAGGGGATAAAACTCATCCATCAAATGAGGGGCTAATTTGTAAAAAGGGAAGTTTAGAAGATAAAGTTGTAAATAATAGAATTTTAAAGCCACTTTTTAGAGAAAACAAAGAAGATGAATTTAGAGAAATAAGTTATGAAGAAGCAATTAAGATAGTAGCTAATAAAATAAAAAACACTTCTCCACAAAAAATAGGCTTTTATCTCTCAGGGCAATTACTTAATGAAGATTACTACATTGCAAATAAACTTGCAAAAGGATTTATTAAAACAAATAATGTTGATACAAATTCACGAACTTGCATGGCAAGTGCGGTTGTTGGGTATAAAAAGGTAATAGGAAGCGATTATGTGCCTTTAACTATGGAAGATGCTTTGAATTGTGACCTTTATATTTTAGCTGGAAGTAATATTGCTGAGGCTCATATTGTCTTTTTTAATAGGGTAAAAAAAGCTAAAAAAAAGGGACTTAAAGTTGTAGTAATTGACCCACGATTTACAAAAACAGCTGAAATTGCAGATTTGTATATTGATATTAATGTTGGAGGGGATATTTATCTGTTTCTTGCAATGCAACGCAAATTTTTAGATGATGGAATGATTGATTTTGAATTTTTAAGAAAAAAGGCTGAGTTTAGTGAAGATTTTTTTGAAAATTTAAGACAAATTGATATTGATGAATATTTAAAAAAAGCAGGAGTTAGCAAAGATAAATTTGAAAAGTTGATTGAACTTTGGAAGAGTAATCAAAATATTGTTGGTAGTTGGACTATGGGGCTTAATCAAAGTAGTGAAGGGGTTGAGAAAAATATTGCTTTTATAAATCTTTTTTTACTAACTGGCAAAATGTTTAAGAATCTAAATGGACCATTATCTCTGACAGGTCAGCCAAATGCCATGGGTGGAAGAGAAGTTGGAGGACTTGCTACAACTCTTGCAGTGCATCTTGATTACACACCTGAGAATGTTAAAAAAGTAGAAGAGTTTTGGGGCACAACAGCAATTCCAACTAAAATAGGACTAACTGCTGATGAAATGGTAAAAAAAGGTAATTTAGAGTGTTTGATTGTAGCTCATACAGACCCTGTTTATCATCTGCCAAATAGACATGAAACTGAAAAGGCTTTTAGAGATATTGATTTAGTAGTAGAACTTAATGCTTACAAGGGGAGTGAAACAAGTAAATTTGCAAATTTAATAATTCCAGTAGCTCCTTGGGGAGAAAAAGAAGGAACTCAAACAAATCTTGATAGGGTAATAACTCTTCAAAAGCCTTTTAGAGAAAAACAAGCAAAACAAGACTGGGAAGTTTTTGCTGATATAGGAAAGGCTCTTGGATTTAGTGGATTTGATTTTTCTTCAAGTAAAGAAGTATTTAATGAGTATAAAGAGATGACAAGGCTTAGTCCTGATATGAATATTTATGAGTGTGATTATGATGAATTAGAAAATAAGCCATTTAGATGGGGGAAAAATTTAGATAGTGCAATAGGAGGTAAAGCAAAACTTATTTGGATTGATAAACAAAATAGAAGTTTAATACCTGATAGTGAATATCCATTTTTACTTATAACTACACGACTTGCAAATCATTGGCACTCTATGACAAAAACTGCACAAGTTATAAAAGATGAGGTAGATTTTGTAGAGATGAATGAGGAGGATATGAAGAGTTTAGGAATAGATGAAGGTGATGTTATTGAAATAGTGTCAAAATTTAGTATAATTTCACTTAAAGCAAAAAAATCTAAAATAAAAAAAGGTGTGGTAGCTATACCTATGCATTTAAAAGGGATTAATTACTTAACAAATAATATTTTAGATCCAATAAGTAAAGAACCAGACTATAACCATACACCAGTAAGAATAAACATTCTATAAAAAAGTTAAGAAAAAATCGAGAGTTTAAGGAAAGTTAAGTAAATAAGTAAAAAGGGTGTACTTCTCCAGCTTTTACTTTATAATTAAATATTAAATAAAGTTTAACTTAAGATCTTAATAAGAGTTTGAGTTAAACTTTTTAGTTTAAAAAAATTTATTTTATTATAAAAGGAAAAAAATGAAAAAGTCATTATTGTTCTTAATAATTTCATTACTTATATTAGGATGTGCAAATAAATCTCCTCATATTTCAACTAAAACACAAAATAATAAAAATTTATCATATAAATTAAAATCTAAATACTATTTATATATGTCAACACAATCAGGAATGATCGTAAACAATATAAATAATAATAATTTAAAAGAAAAATATTTTGTAAGATTGAATGATTTAAAACCATATGGATATAAAAATAAAATTTATTGTACAGGATGGATATATTATTGGGCAAGAAATTACAAATGTAATTGTGACAAGAATATTTATGACAAAAAAAAACACTATAACGTTGGATTTGCTTTATTGCTAGGAGGAACTACTTTTGGACTTGGTTGGTTAGTTTTTGGTATTCCTCATTATACTGTGTGTAATTTTAATGATAATAAATTTTTTCATTTTGTTAATAATAAATTAACTTTTTATAAAATTGACAGAAATAAAATAATAGACAAATATTCAAATTTAGTTGATAAAGCTGATTTGTTAAATAAAAAAACAATACTTATATACAATAAATACTTAGAAAAATATTCTGAATTCAAAAGAAAAACTATTAAAGAAAAATATAATGATAAAATAGGATTTTTATCTAAAAATGATCATATAAACTTAAAAATTACAAATTATATAGAAATACCTAAAAGACCTTCTCTTAAGCGTAGAATTAATGAAATCTTTCCTTGTTATACATTCTTCAGTAATAAAAATTGCATGAACCAGTTTGCTTCTACATCAGCTGAAATTGAGAAAATGGTAAAAAATTATGTGTATCAATTACAAGAAGGAGATAAAAATTTAAGTTTTATTAAATATTCATATAATAAAGGTATACATAAATATGATAATAATAAAGGTAAAATTTTATATTACAATATAAAAATAGATAAAAAAGCAAGCACAGTTATTTATACAATATATAGAACTGATTTTTATGATGTTATTCCTAATTATGCTATCAAAGATAAATATATTAAAATAGAAGAGTTACAAAATGGAAATATAAAAATAAAAAATTTAACAAATAAGTTTTTATATGTGTCTATGTTAAGTATATATTTTAACAATCATATTGTAAATTATCCAGCTAATCTAAACTTAGCACCTAACAGTGAATTTACAACATATATAAAAGGTTTTGTAAATGAAGCAACGAGATTACATGATTTAGTAAATAGTCAAGGCAATGATATAAATTATAATAATTTTTATATGTTAAAAAATGTTAAAAATAAAAATCAAAAAATAATAGTTGGATTAGCAGTAAAATACAAAATAGTAGGTACTGATAAATATAGGACTTTGTATAAAAAAAATAGAGTGCCTATTGAAACTTTAATAAAAAATAAAATTTAATGTAGAAATTGGGTATTTTATAATACAAATA
This Caminibacter mediatlanticus TB-2 DNA region includes the following protein-coding sequences:
- a CDS encoding molybdopterin oxidoreductase family protein; its protein translation is MTKTICSYCGVGCGFEVEGKVKGDKTHPSNEGLICKKGSLEDKVVNNRILKPLFRENKEDEFREISYEEAIKIVANKIKNTSPQKIGFYLSGQLLNEDYYIANKLAKGFIKTNNVDTNSRTCMASAVVGYKKVIGSDYVPLTMEDALNCDLYILAGSNIAEAHIVFFNRVKKAKKKGLKVVVIDPRFTKTAEIADLYIDINVGGDIYLFLAMQRKFLDDGMIDFEFLRKKAEFSEDFFENLRQIDIDEYLKKAGVSKDKFEKLIELWKSNQNIVGSWTMGLNQSSEGVEKNIAFINLFLLTGKMFKNLNGPLSLTGQPNAMGGREVGGLATTLAVHLDYTPENVKKVEEFWGTTAIPTKIGLTADEMVKKGNLECLIVAHTDPVYHLPNRHETEKAFRDIDLVVELNAYKGSETSKFANLIIPVAPWGEKEGTQTNLDRVITLQKPFREKQAKQDWEVFADIGKALGFSGFDFSSSKEVFNEYKEMTRLSPDMNIYECDYDELENKPFRWGKNLDSAIGGKAKLIWIDKQNRSLIPDSEYPFLLITTRLANHWHSMTKTAQVIKDEVDFVEMNEEDMKSLGIDEGDVIEIVSKFSIISLKAKKSKIKKGVVAIPMHLKGINYLTNNILDPISKEPDYNHTPVRINIL
- a CDS encoding type I restriction endonuclease subunit R, encoding MYKPIAKTNNFIILDKFEKYDYVKEQNTGYQSEKALEDELIKDLINQGYIYRDDIKNYESLLKNVREKIEKLNDIKFSDSEWERFLKEYLDNLSDGVIEKTRKVHNDYIYDFVFDSGVIKNIYLFDKKNISKNSVEVIRQFTQKGDYLNRYDVTILVNGLPLVHIELKRRGVSIKEAFNQIDRYKRESFFNKNSLFKYIQIFVISNGTDTRYFANTTKREKNSFDFTINWATADNKPIKDLKDFTTTFFEKRTLLEVIFKYSVFDVNNTLLIMRPYQIAATERILWKIKSSYENKKYSSVEGGGYIWHTTGSGKTLTSFKTAQLATKLDFIDKVFFVVDRKDLDYQTMKEYQRFSPDSVNGSENTAGLKRNILKQDNKIIVTTIQKLNNLLKSEKDLEIYKKDVVFIFDEAHRSQFGEAQKNLKKRFKKYYQFGFTGTPIFPENALGSQTTASVFGAMLHSYVITDAIRDEKVLKFKVDYNNVKPKFKNIETEQDLEKLSKFETKEALLHLERIKEIASYILENFDKKTHRKYGQKNFNAIFAVSSVDAAKIYYETFKKLQENSPNPLKIATIFSYKQNEESAIGEIEDESFEVNALNSTAKEFLAKAINDYNKMFKTNFKVDGNSFQNYYRDLSKRVKDVEIDLLIVVGMFLTGFDAIRLNTLFVDKNLRYHGLIQAYSRTNRIYNKTKAFGNIVTFRDLEQATIDAIKLFGDKNTKNIILEKSYEEYLKGFEDSLTKEKKRGFVEIIEELKTKFPNPVEIEKENEKKEFVKLFSEYLKIENILQNFDEYYAMKELQHINNKNEVEKIKEKYHLDDETFEKIKDIKLLDDRIVQDYLSTYHDIREWIKVRKENEKEEKTEINWDNVVFEVDLLKSQEINLDYILELIFEKNKITKNKDELVNEIKKVIRASVGHRAKEDLIVRFINDFDLDEFKTPADIIEEFFKFAKNEMEKEKEKIIKEENLKTEIVNKYLRVSLKRGYASENGTELNDMLPKMSPLNPNYLNKKRAVFEKLAKLVEKFRGV